In the genome of Gloeotrichia echinulata CP02, one region contains:
- a CDS encoding type II toxin-antitoxin system VapC family toxin, whose product MNKVLCLDTSILIAYLVPDENEPLADNLVLEAIAGNGCLVSPAFAWAEVGSVLRKKIRMNLLTRKEAEGCYQDFCNLPINYINEELLRVRAWEIAEQYQLPTLYDAAFLACAESEKALFWTADKVLLNKLLPLPTYVNQLGV is encoded by the coding sequence GTGAATAAAGTCCTATGCTTGGACACAAGCATTCTTATTGCCTATCTTGTCCCTGATGAAAATGAACCATTAGCAGATAATCTCGTGCTGGAAGCAATTGCAGGAAATGGATGTTTAGTTTCTCCCGCCTTTGCTTGGGCTGAAGTAGGCTCAGTATTACGTAAGAAAATCAGGATGAATTTACTGACACGAAAAGAAGCAGAAGGCTGTTATCAGGATTTTTGCAATTTACCGATAAACTACATCAATGAGGAGTTACTCAGAGTCAGAGCTTGGGAGATTGCAGAGCAATATCAACTACCAACGCTCTACGATGCTGCATTTTTAGCCTGTGCTGAGAGTGAAAAAGCTCTATTTTGGACGGCTGATAAAGTACTATTGAATAAATTATTGCCGCTACCAACTTATGTAAATCAACTGGGAGTCTAG
- a CDS encoding YlcI/YnfO family protein, with protein sequence MHMEREAVTIRFPIPLLNKAKDLKDGSESFNELVVEAVEREVKRRQAIATHHSIVARRAKIKARTGVHPNVNALIHSLREGDLRSE encoded by the coding sequence ATGCATATGGAACGTGAAGCGGTTACAATCAGGTTTCCTATTCCTCTGCTAAACAAAGCAAAAGATCTTAAAGATGGCTCAGAGTCATTCAATGAGCTAGTAGTTGAAGCCGTGGAACGAGAGGTTAAACGACGCCAGGCTATTGCTACTCATCACAGTATCGTCGCCAGGCGTGCCAAAATTAAGGCTAGAACTGGTGTACACCCGAATGTGAATGCTCTAATTCATAGCCTCAGAGAAGGGGATCTGCGAAGTGAATAA